In Rouxiella sp. WC2420, the following proteins share a genomic window:
- a CDS encoding YdbH family protein, producing MRKGRKQLILTLLAVVVSLALVLAILWKTLPQWLPMVAKHWLPAGTKLVLSSPPHWSQGGWQLPDARYLADQCVLADAQNVSLQKQPDGWHLQLEQLSLDTTCLSKLPASEGAGDPVSLPDIQKQLPLGQLQIGEFNVMPWQQYAGKLLLINDGKTQKLRYQGAALSFDADLDNQRQLAIHSLSLTPPGGSDPIQLSGQLTVPAALNSLPLQGELRGQLRTAVVPHPLDISLNWQDKKGELKLVEQGTVQPLVSMPWTLGDKQIEITQGQWRWPYAEQPLSGGLNLTLNNWSDSFNQTTLSGRLNVLTQGHNGKANAVLTLGPGQVGLLDSNITFQLTGQANLAQISLSASFPGTLTGSILNPLVALHSGALLRAWGKPTPSLNLQDARWPLAGVKLSANGVSGPLQAIVKAKDNYWGSFDLHLNGKSQNFWLDNGNWDFNYWGNGSLPPLDGSWDVTGKGTWHDNQLTLGKLSAGFNHLQYGLVSVDAPRLTLTQPVVWQRPVPERYRQVLPVSQPDFNGELSLVAKRIAFENGGYLPPATLQLAFKGDNPTNITLKGQLEALPIGPVRLAGRWDGERLRGQGWWPRQDLTAFQTLLTPDLNIKLRGGLFYAQSAFSAARGQGFIAGGHWVVKDGSMWLKDGDLSGLDFSLSYRLKNQVWNFGTKSPVSLKIGELNNLFPMQNITAKLQGSYPWSEKSPLRLTDVGMDALFGHISLSALRLPQHDAAVLKLQKIDLSALFTALKPKQLAMSGKVNGELPLYVDNPRWLIHDGWIANDGGLTLRLDTDFAKAMAGGNIANGLVIQLLQYLEIQRSYAKVSLDNLGELTMAAQVYGVNNTDHHKKEIHLNYTHQENVYQLWRSLRFGDSLQEWLQQQLTVSRQSAAVGKDNELRNEK from the coding sequence ATGAGGAAAGGACGTAAACAACTCATCTTGACGCTGTTGGCGGTCGTCGTGAGTCTGGCACTAGTGTTGGCAATACTGTGGAAAACCTTGCCGCAGTGGCTGCCCATGGTTGCTAAACACTGGTTGCCTGCGGGAACAAAACTGGTTTTATCATCCCCTCCTCATTGGTCGCAGGGCGGTTGGCAGCTGCCAGATGCGCGTTATCTGGCCGATCAGTGCGTGCTGGCCGATGCGCAAAACGTCAGCTTGCAAAAACAGCCTGACGGTTGGCATCTCCAGCTTGAGCAATTGAGTCTTGATACGACTTGCCTGAGTAAATTACCGGCCAGTGAAGGGGCGGGTGATCCTGTTTCTCTGCCAGATATTCAAAAACAGCTGCCGCTTGGCCAACTGCAAATTGGTGAGTTCAATGTGATGCCCTGGCAGCAGTATGCCGGAAAGTTGCTGCTGATTAATGATGGGAAAACCCAGAAATTGCGCTATCAGGGGGCGGCTTTGAGTTTTGATGCCGATTTGGATAATCAGCGTCAACTCGCCATTCATTCACTCAGCCTGACGCCGCCCGGTGGCAGCGACCCGATTCAGCTTTCTGGTCAGCTTACCGTTCCTGCCGCATTGAACAGCTTGCCGTTGCAGGGCGAGTTGCGAGGCCAACTTCGTACTGCGGTGGTGCCTCATCCGTTGGATATCAGCCTGAATTGGCAGGATAAAAAGGGTGAATTAAAGCTCGTCGAGCAGGGCACTGTACAGCCGCTGGTCAGTATGCCGTGGACGTTGGGCGATAAACAGATTGAAATCACTCAAGGTCAGTGGCGTTGGCCTTATGCCGAACAGCCGCTTTCCGGCGGACTCAATCTGACTCTGAATAATTGGAGCGATAGTTTTAATCAGACTACCCTCAGCGGCCGCCTGAACGTGCTGACTCAGGGGCACAATGGTAAAGCCAATGCAGTATTAACACTGGGACCAGGCCAAGTTGGGTTGCTGGACAGCAATATAACTTTCCAGTTGACCGGGCAGGCTAACCTGGCGCAGATTTCTCTCAGCGCCTCTTTCCCTGGAACCTTAACCGGCTCGATATTAAATCCGCTTGTTGCCTTGCACAGTGGTGCGCTGCTGCGCGCGTGGGGCAAGCCAACGCCGTCTCTCAATTTGCAGGATGCGCGCTGGCCGTTGGCAGGGGTTAAACTTAGCGCCAATGGCGTTAGCGGGCCGCTGCAGGCGATTGTTAAGGCAAAAGACAATTACTGGGGCAGCTTCGACCTGCATCTCAATGGTAAATCACAAAATTTTTGGCTTGATAATGGTAATTGGGATTTCAACTATTGGGGCAACGGTTCATTGCCGCCTTTGGACGGAAGCTGGGATGTCACGGGGAAAGGCACCTGGCACGACAATCAGCTGACGCTGGGCAAACTTTCTGCCGGATTCAATCACCTGCAATACGGGCTGGTCAGTGTTGATGCGCCGCGCCTGACACTGACGCAGCCGGTGGTATGGCAGCGACCCGTTCCCGAGCGTTACCGCCAGGTGCTGCCAGTTTCGCAGCCGGATTTTAACGGCGAGCTGAGTTTAGTGGCGAAAAGGATCGCTTTTGAAAACGGTGGATATCTGCCTCCGGCCACACTGCAGCTGGCGTTTAAGGGCGATAATCCGACCAATATCACCCTGAAAGGCCAGCTCGAAGCCTTGCCAATCGGGCCGGTTCGTCTGGCTGGTCGCTGGGACGGCGAGCGATTGCGGGGTCAGGGCTGGTGGCCAAGGCAAGATCTTACCGCTTTTCAGACCTTGCTGACGCCAGACCTGAATATCAAACTCCGTGGGGGGCTTTTCTATGCCCAGTCGGCATTTTCTGCCGCGCGGGGCCAGGGATTTATTGCCGGTGGCCACTGGGTGGTTAAAGATGGCAGCATGTGGTTGAAAGACGGCGACCTCAGCGGGCTGGACTTTTCTTTATCTTATCGGCTAAAAAACCAGGTCTGGAACTTTGGCACCAAGTCGCCCGTTAGCCTGAAGATTGGCGAACTGAATAACTTATTCCCGATGCAAAACATCACTGCCAAGTTGCAGGGCAGTTACCCATGGAGTGAGAAGTCACCTTTGCGGTTGACCGATGTCGGCATGGATGCTTTGTTCGGCCATATCAGCCTCTCGGCTTTGCGCTTACCGCAGCACGACGCGGCCGTGCTCAAATTGCAAAAAATTGACCTTAGCGCGCTGTTCACCGCCCTGAAACCTAAACAGTTGGCGATGTCTGGCAAGGTTAACGGCGAATTGCCGCTGTACGTCGATAACCCGCGCTGGCTTATCCACGATGGCTGGATTGCCAACGATGGCGGCCTGACGCTGCGTCTGGACACGGATTTTGCCAAAGCCATGGCGGGCGGCAATATCGCTAACGGATTGGTTATTCAGCTGCTGCAATATCTCGAAATTCAACGTTCGTATGCCAAAGTCAGCCTGGATAATCTTGGCGAGTTAACCATGGCGGCACAGGTTTACGGTGTTAACAATACCGATCATCATAAAAAGGAAATTCACCTCAATTACACCCATCAGGAAAACGTTTATCAGCTGTGGCGCAGTCTGCGCTTTGGCGACAGTTTACAGGAATGGCTGCAACAACAGCTCACTGTGTCAAGACAGTCTGCTGCCGTTGGCAAAGACAACGAATTAAGGAATGAAAAATGA
- a CDS encoding 2-hydroxyacid dehydrogenase, whose translation MKIAVYGTKNYDKKYFELVNQRYGYELVFFDFMLTLPTAKTAAGCDAVCIFVNDDGGPEVLQELASLGIKKLALRCAGFNNVDLTAAKELGIDVVRVPAYSPEAVAEHAVGLMLCLNRHIHRAYQRTREANFSLEGLTGFNMYQRTVGIIGTGKIGLAALRILKGFGMRLLAFDPYPNPLAVELGAEYVDLATLYAESDVISLHCPLTADNHHLLNEASFSQMKDGVMIINTSRGALLDASAAIDALKQQKIGALGMDVYENERDLFFEDNSNEVVLDDVFRRLSSCHNVLFTGHQAFLTSEALTSISETTLSNLAQIANGELCPNSVTV comes from the coding sequence ATGAAGATAGCGGTTTATGGAACCAAAAATTACGACAAAAAGTATTTTGAGCTGGTGAATCAACGCTACGGCTACGAATTAGTTTTCTTTGATTTTATGTTAACTTTGCCGACGGCAAAAACGGCAGCCGGATGTGATGCCGTGTGCATTTTTGTTAATGACGACGGTGGCCCAGAAGTTTTGCAAGAGCTGGCCTCGCTGGGTATCAAAAAACTGGCCTTGCGCTGTGCCGGTTTTAACAACGTTGATCTCACTGCCGCTAAAGAGCTGGGTATCGATGTTGTTCGCGTCCCGGCTTACTCTCCCGAAGCGGTGGCGGAACATGCAGTGGGGCTGATGCTGTGCCTTAACCGGCACATTCACCGCGCTTACCAACGCACTCGCGAGGCTAACTTTTCCCTGGAAGGGCTAACCGGTTTTAACATGTATCAACGGACAGTGGGGATTATTGGTACCGGTAAGATTGGCCTGGCGGCACTGCGTATATTAAAAGGTTTTGGCATGCGCCTGCTGGCTTTTGATCCCTACCCTAACCCGCTGGCAGTGGAATTAGGAGCAGAATATGTTGATCTCGCTACTCTTTATGCCGAGTCTGACGTTATTTCGCTTCACTGTCCGTTAACTGCCGATAATCATCATCTGCTCAATGAAGCATCATTTAGCCAGATGAAAGATGGCGTGATGATCATCAACACCAGCCGCGGTGCTTTGCTCGATGCCAGCGCGGCCATTGACGCCTTGAAACAGCAGAAGATTGGCGCTTTGGGAATGGACGTTTACGAGAATGAACGCGACCTGTTCTTCGAGGATAATTCCAATGAAGTCGTACTCGACGACGTTTTCCGCCGCCTTTCATCCTGTCACAATGTGCTGTTTACTGGCCATCAGGCGTTTCTGACTAGCGAAGCCCTGACAAGCATTTCAGAAACGACACTCAGCAATCTTGCACAAATAGCCAACGGCGAGCTATGCCCAAACAGTGTGACAGTCTAA
- a CDS encoding DUF333 domain-containing protein, translated as MRTALRILLAGATLVLAACSSHKETADVPQQANSFNIARSLNNGPASAACSMVGGSLQLTRQLDGTSVGMCQMSNGRRCAQEAVMNGTCS; from the coding sequence ATGAGAACAGCGTTACGAATTCTACTGGCTGGCGCTACGCTAGTTTTAGCTGCGTGCAGCAGTCATAAAGAAACAGCAGATGTTCCTCAGCAAGCCAATAGTTTCAATATTGCTCGTAGCCTCAATAACGGTCCTGCTTCAGCGGCCTGTTCAATGGTCGGCGGCAGCCTTCAGCTTACTCGTCAGCTTGATGGCACTTCGGTAGGCATGTGTCAGATGTCGAACGGGCGTCGTTGCGCGCAAGAGGCTGTCATGAATGGCACCTGCTCCTAA
- a CDS encoding MgtC/SapB family protein, translated as MLTDLLLRIALAGILGGLIGIERQLRAKEAGLRTHILVGIGSAMFMIVSKYGFEDILSQTHVSFDPSRVAAQVVSGMGFLGAGTIIIQKQIVKGLTTAAGLWVTAAIGLVIGSGLYQIGIYGTLLTLLVLEVFRQISNRFIGHHHLIEVRLKPQSVPQVLIQLQKMRIRPGHIKVSQKDDDENKCDLIIDVVLSPRQKIEALYEAILSVEGIKRIDVN; from the coding sequence ATGCTGACAGATCTTTTATTGCGAATTGCCTTAGCCGGGATCTTGGGTGGATTAATCGGTATTGAAAGACAGCTGCGAGCCAAAGAAGCCGGATTACGTACTCATATTTTGGTCGGTATTGGCAGTGCCATGTTTATGATTGTTTCTAAATACGGTTTTGAAGATATTCTTAGCCAGACTCATGTCAGTTTCGACCCCAGTCGCGTAGCGGCTCAGGTTGTTAGCGGGATGGGTTTTCTTGGCGCAGGGACCATTATCATTCAGAAGCAGATAGTTAAAGGGCTGACCACGGCTGCAGGTCTTTGGGTCACTGCGGCAATCGGCCTGGTGATTGGTAGCGGTCTCTATCAGATTGGTATTTACGGGACGCTATTAACCCTGCTGGTGCTTGAAGTATTCCGCCAAATAAGTAACCGCTTTATTGGTCATCACCATTTGATTGAAGTTCGTCTTAAACCACAAAGTGTGCCACAGGTTTTAATCCAGCTGCAAAAAATGCGTATCCGCCCCGGGCATATTAAGGTTAGTCAAAAAGATGACGATGAAAATAAGTGTGACCTGATTATTGATGTTGTTTTATCGCCTCGTCAAAAGATTGAAGCTTTATATGAGGCAATATTGTCGGTCGAAGGCATTAAGCGTATCGACGTGAATTAA
- a CDS encoding alginate lyase family protein, with protein sequence MKGRLVKSRISILMLACVTCCSAYAVAPNHPALAFMQASELAKVKQQLAEDKAAQPTRQAYEYLLTAANRDLKSPLLSVTEKGMTPPSGSKHDYLSLSAYWWPDPNKADGLPWIRHDGQIDPASKNDQSDGVRLATFTARVQDLTLAWYFSGQQRYADKAAAMLRTWFIDPQTRMNPNLNFAQGIPGKMAGRNAGVLDGRYFSIRIVDSLLLLRGNPAWTAADEQKMHQWMTEYLNWLQNSPIAIKESKTKNNHGNWYATQVAGIAWYLDKPELVKKMVALTESKLETQLMPDGTQPLELARTRSFHYSYFNLQAVSLLAVLAHKTDGTDLWAYQTARGASVLKALDFMAQYTDGTKPWPYKSLDRSGIRIIPLLSWADSGTGKPKYETFIRSASFALPEASKAAAVNHMKPTHGAIVEAQRDTWLTSLPAWVN encoded by the coding sequence ATGAAAGGGCGTTTAGTGAAATCGCGAATCTCGATATTAATGCTTGCCTGCGTCACCTGTTGCTCGGCTTATGCCGTCGCGCCTAATCACCCTGCGTTGGCATTTATGCAGGCCAGTGAGTTGGCAAAAGTAAAACAGCAACTGGCTGAAGATAAAGCCGCACAGCCCACTCGGCAGGCATATGAATATTTACTGACAGCCGCCAACCGCGACCTTAAGTCGCCTCTTCTCAGTGTTACCGAAAAAGGCATGACACCGCCAAGCGGGAGCAAGCACGATTATCTCAGTCTCAGCGCGTACTGGTGGCCGGACCCAAACAAGGCTGATGGGTTGCCGTGGATCCGTCACGACGGGCAAATTGACCCGGCCAGCAAGAATGACCAAAGTGATGGCGTTCGTTTGGCAACTTTTACCGCCAGAGTTCAGGACCTGACATTGGCCTGGTATTTTTCCGGGCAACAGCGTTACGCCGATAAAGCCGCCGCTATGCTGCGTACCTGGTTCATTGATCCACAAACCCGTATGAATCCGAATCTGAATTTTGCCCAGGGCATACCGGGTAAGATGGCTGGAAGAAATGCCGGGGTGCTGGATGGGCGTTATTTCTCCATTCGTATTGTGGATTCACTGTTACTGCTGCGTGGAAACCCTGCCTGGACTGCCGCCGACGAACAGAAAATGCATCAATGGATGACTGAGTACCTGAATTGGTTGCAAAACAGTCCTATTGCTATCAAAGAAAGTAAAACCAAAAATAATCATGGTAACTGGTATGCGACACAGGTTGCAGGGATCGCCTGGTATCTCGACAAACCTGAACTCGTCAAAAAAATGGTTGCGCTGACTGAAAGCAAACTCGAGACGCAGTTAATGCCCGACGGAACGCAACCGCTGGAGCTGGCGCGTACCCGTTCTTTCCATTACAGCTATTTCAACTTGCAGGCAGTGAGTCTGTTAGCGGTGTTGGCGCATAAAACTGACGGGACAGATCTTTGGGCATATCAAACGGCTAGAGGGGCCAGTGTACTGAAAGCTCTGGATTTTATGGCTCAGTACACTGACGGCACTAAACCCTGGCCTTACAAGAGCCTGGATAGAAGCGGCATTCGGATTATCCCGCTGCTGTCCTGGGCCGACAGTGGAACCGGTAAGCCGAAATATGAAACATTTATTCGCTCAGCCTCGTTTGCTTTACCAGAGGCCTCAAAGGCCGCAGCCGTTAACCACATGAAACCGACTCACGGTGCGATTGTCGAGGCACAAAGAGACACTTGGCTGACTTCATTGCCAGCCTGGGTAAATTAA
- the ttcA gene encoding tRNA 2-thiocytidine(32) synthetase TtcA — translation MFEKQEATKKDQYNLNKLQKRLRRDVGKAIADFGMIEEGDRIMVCLSGGKDSYTMLEILRNLQQSAPVNFSLIAVNLDQKQPGFPAHILPEYLEKQGVEYKIVEENTYAIVKDKIPEGKTTCSLCSRLRRGILYRTATELGCTKIALGHHRDDILQTLFLNMFYGGKLKGMPPKLMSDDGKHIVIRPLAYCREKDIERFAIAREYPIIPCNLCGSQPNLQRQVIGDMLKDWDKRYPGRIETMFSAMQNVVPSHLNDTALFDFKAIHHGSEVIDGGDLAFDREDIPLQPVGWQAEDDLVVERLDILQIK, via the coding sequence ATGTTTGAAAAACAAGAAGCTACAAAAAAAGATCAGTACAACCTCAACAAGCTGCAAAAGCGGTTACGTCGTGACGTCGGTAAAGCCATTGCAGATTTTGGCATGATTGAAGAAGGCGACCGCATCATGGTTTGCCTGTCTGGCGGAAAAGACAGCTATACCATGCTGGAAATCTTGCGCAATTTGCAGCAAAGTGCGCCGGTTAATTTCTCGCTGATCGCAGTAAATCTTGATCAAAAACAACCGGGTTTCCCGGCACATATCTTGCCGGAATATCTTGAAAAGCAAGGTGTTGAGTACAAGATTGTTGAGGAAAATACCTACGCGATTGTCAAAGACAAGATCCCTGAAGGCAAAACAACTTGCTCTCTCTGCTCACGCTTGCGTCGCGGCATTCTTTACCGCACGGCGACCGAGCTAGGCTGTACCAAGATTGCCTTGGGCCACCATCGTGATGACATCCTGCAAACGCTGTTCCTGAACATGTTTTACGGCGGTAAGTTAAAAGGCATGCCACCTAAGCTGATGAGCGACGACGGCAAGCACATCGTTATCCGCCCGCTGGCCTATTGCCGCGAAAAGGACATTGAGCGTTTTGCCATTGCCCGCGAATATCCGATTATTCCTTGCAACCTTTGCGGCTCGCAGCCAAACCTGCAACGTCAGGTGATTGGTGACATGTTGAAAGACTGGGATAAACGTTATCCGGGTCGCATAGAAACCATGTTTAGCGCTATGCAAAACGTAGTGCCTTCTCATCTTAATGATACTGCACTCTTTGATTTTAAAGCGATTCACCACGGTAGCGAAGTGATTGACGGCGGTGACCTGGCGTTCGATCGTGAAGATATTCCGTTGCAGCCGGTGGGCTGGCAGGCTGAAGACGACTTGGTTGTTGAACGTCTGGATATCCTACAGATAAAGTAA
- a CDS encoding ABC transporter ATP-binding protein codes for MADYSEIKQQPLLRVEQLVVVTTDKSKRRLVDNVSFDLRGGEVLGLIGESGAGKSTIGLAILGHCRHGMRIDSGKILFKDTDLSRMSQRRLRAIRGKRIAYVAQSSGAAFNPAITIGEQVIEATLKHRILPRQQAQAKAIELFTQLGLPEPAQFYQRYPHQVSGGQLQRAMIAMALCAGPELLIFDEPTTALDVTTQLGVLKAIAEVIRLSGVAAIYISHDLAVVAQISDRIMVLQHGKTVEHAATARLLDSPAQDYTRRLLTAQGEHREAMPMDQPELLRIENISARYHQQPVLKNLYLSIPRGRTLAVIGESGSGKSTLGKVICGLHQPESGLVSIENQPLSAGLRARSRQQLRDIQLIHQIPDTALNPKEIIGKQISRVLECFTPLDRSQRAARVQQLLEQVGLSSELATRLPAALSGGQKQRVCIARALAAEPKLIICDEPTSALDPLVARDVLALLRDIQRQTGISYLFITHDLQVVREVADEVAVLFKGEIVRNGSVSTTLTEPLDNYTRQLLRSVPEMRIGWLQEQTA; via the coding sequence ATGGCTGATTATTCCGAGATTAAACAACAGCCATTGCTGCGCGTTGAGCAGTTGGTGGTCGTAACAACGGACAAGTCAAAACGACGATTAGTTGATAACGTCTCCTTTGATTTACGGGGCGGAGAAGTGCTGGGACTGATCGGCGAATCGGGCGCGGGCAAATCGACGATTGGCCTGGCAATTCTCGGCCATTGTCGTCACGGTATGCGCATCGATTCAGGTAAAATTCTTTTTAAAGATACTGACTTGAGTCGCATGTCGCAACGCCGGCTGCGGGCGATACGCGGCAAGAGAATTGCCTACGTGGCACAGTCTTCCGGCGCGGCGTTTAACCCGGCAATCACCATCGGCGAGCAGGTGATAGAGGCGACGCTGAAGCATCGTATTTTGCCGCGCCAGCAGGCTCAGGCCAAGGCAATTGAACTGTTTACTCAGCTAGGATTGCCCGAGCCTGCTCAGTTTTATCAACGCTATCCGCATCAGGTTTCAGGCGGGCAGTTGCAGCGCGCGATGATTGCCATGGCACTGTGCGCGGGTCCGGAACTGCTGATATTCGATGAGCCAACTACTGCTCTTGATGTCACCACGCAGCTCGGCGTGCTCAAGGCGATCGCCGAAGTTATCCGCCTTTCCGGGGTGGCGGCAATCTATATTAGTCATGATCTGGCTGTGGTGGCACAAATCAGCGATCGCATCATGGTACTTCAACACGGTAAAACGGTGGAGCACGCCGCGACCGCCAGGCTGCTTGATTCTCCGGCTCAGGATTACACCCGCCGACTACTTACCGCGCAGGGCGAACACCGAGAAGCGATGCCGATGGACCAGCCCGAGCTGCTGCGCATTGAAAACATCAGCGCGCGTTACCATCAACAACCGGTGCTAAAAAATCTTTATCTTTCAATTCCTCGCGGCAGAACGCTGGCAGTGATCGGCGAGTCAGGTTCTGGCAAATCGACACTCGGTAAGGTGATTTGCGGGCTGCACCAACCGGAGAGCGGACTGGTGAGCATTGAGAACCAGCCGTTGTCTGCGGGCCTGCGCGCGCGCAGTCGTCAACAGTTGCGAGATATTCAGCTGATTCATCAGATACCAGATACTGCCTTGAATCCAAAAGAAATTATCGGCAAACAAATCTCAAGAGTGTTGGAGTGTTTTACTCCTCTTGACCGTTCGCAACGCGCCGCTCGCGTGCAACAGCTATTGGAACAGGTGGGGTTAAGCTCCGAACTGGCGACGCGTCTTCCGGCGGCGCTCTCTGGTGGCCAAAAACAGCGGGTGTGCATTGCCAGAGCCTTGGCCGCAGAACCTAAACTGATAATTTGTGATGAACCGACCTCGGCGCTTGACCCACTGGTGGCGCGCGACGTGCTGGCTTTACTCCGCGATATTCAGCGTCAGACGGGGATCTCGTACCTGTTTATTACCCATGATTTACAGGTGGTGCGTGAAGTGGCCGATGAGGTGGCGGTATTATTTAAAGGTGAGATTGTTCGTAACGGTTCGGTGAGTACCACACTGACTGAACCGCTGGATAATTACACTCGCCAGCTCCTGCGCTCGGTACCTGAAATGCGCATCGGTTGGCTACAGGAACAAACTGCCTGA
- a CDS encoding ABC transporter permease encodes MPALKPTAILGLTGLTLFVLIAIFAPWLAPYAPDKVIGMAWQAPDATLRLGTDNLGRDLLSRMIWGTRVSLGVTALAAALAFVVGCTLGFIAGIRGGWLDQTISRINDMIMAIPTLIFALIVLAVLPKTILTLTLVLGLLESTRVLRVARALAVEIGVMEFVDVARLRGESLGWILWRVVLPNALQTLIAEFGLRFIFILLFLSALSFLGLGIQPPTADWGGLARDNKDGILFGVWAALVPGGVIAILALAINAVADWLMSGTTRSWGGHHG; translated from the coding sequence ATGCCTGCACTAAAACCCACTGCAATTCTGGGACTGACAGGGCTGACCCTGTTTGTGCTGATTGCCATTTTTGCGCCGTGGCTGGCGCCTTACGCGCCGGACAAAGTGATCGGCATGGCCTGGCAGGCACCGGACGCAACGCTGCGTTTGGGGACTGATAATCTGGGGCGCGATCTGCTGTCGCGAATGATTTGGGGCACCCGTGTGTCGCTGGGGGTAACGGCGTTGGCCGCCGCGCTGGCCTTTGTGGTTGGCTGCACTCTTGGTTTTATCGCTGGGATACGCGGTGGCTGGCTGGACCAGACCATCTCTCGCATCAACGATATGATCATGGCGATCCCAACCTTGATTTTTGCCCTGATTGTGTTGGCAGTGTTGCCTAAAACTATCCTCACCCTGACCTTGGTATTGGGTCTGCTCGAGTCTACCCGCGTGCTGCGCGTTGCGAGAGCATTGGCGGTCGAAATTGGCGTGATGGAGTTTGTTGACGTTGCGCGACTGCGCGGCGAGAGTCTGGGCTGGATCCTCTGGCGCGTTGTTTTGCCTAACGCATTGCAGACGCTGATCGCTGAGTTTGGTCTGCGTTTTATCTTTATTTTGCTGTTTTTGTCGGCGCTGTCTTTCCTCGGATTAGGCATTCAGCCTCCGACTGCTGACTGGGGCGGGCTGGCGCGTGACAATAAAGACGGCATTCTGTTTGGTGTCTGGGCTGCGCTGGTGCCGGGAGGGGTGATTGCCATTTTAGCCCTGGCCATCAATGCCGTGGCCGACTGGTTGATGAGCGGCACCACGCGTTCGTGGGGAGGTCACCATGGCTGA
- a CDS encoding ABC transporter permease, whose amino-acid sequence MTEMTSQRPSGRSTLLSLVFWRLGYGVLMVLAVSVLIFIGVQLLPGNAATAILGQSATPDAIRELNLQLGLDKPAISRYLSWLLGVLHGDFGISYTSREAIAGPLFTRLGNTLFLAGCTAVIAVPLALLIGFLSVRYQGSIIDTLLNGIARAAVALPEFFSGYLLILIFAITLAWAPSNSTLSDSMSFTAKLSAISLPCATLVLAIVGHMSNMTRAALIAAQSAAYVDTALLKGLTPARILWRHVLPNALGPIINVVAINLAYLMVGVVIVENVFVYPGLGQYMVDSISKRDIPVMQDCALLLAGIYILLNLLADVLALVANPRLRHQR is encoded by the coding sequence ATGACTGAAATGACTTCGCAACGGCCTTCGGGCCGTTCAACTTTATTAAGCCTGGTATTTTGGCGACTGGGTTACGGCGTATTAATGGTGCTTGCCGTTTCCGTATTGATTTTTATCGGCGTGCAATTGTTACCGGGTAACGCCGCGACGGCGATTCTTGGGCAAAGCGCGACGCCGGATGCGATCCGCGAACTTAACTTGCAACTGGGATTGGATAAACCGGCGATAAGCCGCTACCTGAGCTGGCTGCTGGGAGTGTTGCACGGTGATTTCGGCATCAGCTACACCAGCCGCGAGGCCATTGCCGGTCCGCTGTTTACCCGTCTGGGTAATACACTGTTTCTGGCGGGATGCACCGCGGTCATTGCCGTGCCGCTGGCGCTGCTGATTGGTTTTCTGTCGGTGCGTTATCAGGGCAGTATTATCGATACGCTGCTCAACGGGATTGCCCGCGCCGCCGTTGCGCTGCCGGAGTTTTTCTCTGGATATTTACTGATTCTGATATTTGCGATCACTCTCGCGTGGGCGCCAAGCAACAGTACGTTATCGGATTCGATGTCTTTTACTGCCAAACTTTCAGCTATTTCATTGCCTTGCGCCACGCTGGTGCTGGCCATTGTCGGCCATATGAGCAATATGACCCGCGCGGCGCTGATTGCCGCACAGAGCGCGGCTTACGTTGACACCGCACTTCTGAAAGGCCTGACTCCGGCGCGGATCCTTTGGCGGCACGTCTTGCCGAACGCGCTCGGCCCGATTATCAACGTGGTGGCGATTAACCTGGCTTACCTGATGGTCGGCGTGGTGATTGTCGAAAACGTGTTTGTCTATCCGGGTCTGGGTCAATATATGGTTGATAGCATTAGTAAAAGGGATATCCCGGTGATGCAGGACTGCGCGTTATTGCTGGCGGGGATTTATATCCTGTTAAACCTGCTGGCCGATGTGCTGGCGCTGGTTGCCAATCCGCGTTTGCGCCACCAACGTTAG